The DNA window TGGCCATCGTCAAAGCCTATACCACCCGTGTCGGCGCCGGCCCCTTCCCCACGGAACAGCTCGACGGCCCCGGTGACTACATGCAGCAAAAAGGCGCGGAATTCGGCGCGACCACGGGCCGGAAACGTCGTTGTGGTTGGCTGGATCTGGTGGTGTTGCGCGAATCCCAGCGTCTGAACGGTCCGACGGAAATCGCTCTGACCAAACTCGATGTCTTGGGTGGCCTGGACGAGCTCAAACTGTGCACGGCCTATCGCTACAAGGGCCAGGAAATGCCCTACCCGCCCCAGGAAGAAAATGGCATGGCCCATGTGGAACCCGTCTACGAGACCATGCCCGGCTGGTCCGAGGACATCTCTGGTTGTCGCGCCTACGACGAGTTGCCCCAGGCGACCCGGAATTATATCGCCCGCATCGAAGAAGTGCTGGGCATTCCCGTGGCCATTGTGTCCGTGGGTCCCGACCGGGACCAGACCATCATCCGCTAGCATCGGGGAGGCTCGGCCTCCCTTTTCCATGTCCGCACCCTGGCTTGAATC is part of the Deltaproteobacteria bacterium genome and encodes:
- a CDS encoding adenylosuccinate synthase; the protein is GTTGRGIGPCYEDKAARIGIRAADLADDALLRHKIEKALVEKNALLNGLYGQEALNADQIFAELLPIARRLVPYLGDVSSAIQEYSKIGVLFEGAQGTHLDIDHGTYPFVTSSNTVAGNASAGSGCSPRMLDRIVAIVKAYTTRVGAGPFPTEQLDGPGDYMQQKGAEFGATTGRKRRCGWLDLVVLRESQRLNGPTEIALTKLDVLGGLDELKLCTAYRYKGQEMPYPPQEENGMAHVEPVYETMPGWSEDISGCRAYDELPQATRNYIARIEEVLGIPVAIVSVGPDRDQTIIR